In Pseudomonas glycinae, the DNA window CACAATTTTCCAGGCGCTTGCGACGGTCTGTGCTTTGCTGTTGAGGTCGATACATTCACGGCGCCACGCGCGCCACGGGGAGCAGACATGCTGGAAAGGCTGTTTCAACTCAAGGCACACAACACCAACGTGCGGACCGAGATTCTGGCGGGCGTCACGACCTTCCTGGCCATGGCCTACATTCTGTTCGTCAACCCGAGCATCCTCGGCGAGACCGGCATGGACAAGGGCGCGGTGTTCGTCGCCACGTGCCTGGCAGCCGCCATCGGCTCCACGGTCATGGGCCTGATCGCCAACTACCCGATCGCCCTTGCACCGGGCATGGGTCTGAATGCCTTCTTCACCTACACCGTCGTGCTGCACATGGGCCACACCTGGCAAGTGGCGCTGGGCGCGGTGTTCATTTCGGCGGTGTGCTTCTTCCTGCTGTCGATCTTCCGCATCCGTGAATGGATCATCAACAGCATCCCGCTACCGCTGCGCTCGGCAATTGCCGCCGGTATCGGCCTGTTCCTGGCGCTGATCGCCCTGCACAACGCCGGCATCGTGGTCAGCAACCCGGCGACCATGGTCGGCCTCGGTGACCTGAAACAACCGGCCCCGATCCTCGCCACCCTCGGTTTCGCCCTGATCGTTGCCCTTGAAGCCCTGAAAGTGCGCGGCGCGGTGCTGATCGGTATTCTGGCGGTGACCATCGTTTCCATCGTGATGGGCTTCACCCCGTTCGGCGGCGTGACGTCGATGCCGCCTTCGCTGGCCCCGACCTTCCTGCAACTGGACATCAAGGGCGCTCTGGACATCGGTCTGGTCAGCGTGATTTTCGCCTTCCTGTTCGTCGACCTGTTCGACAACTCCGGCACCCTGATCGGCGTCGCCAAGCGCGCCGGCCTGATGGGCAAGGACGGCCACATGCCGAAAATGGGCCGTGCGCTGATCGCTGACAGCACCGCGGCAATGGCCGGTTCGCTGCTGGGCACCTCGACCACCACCAGCTACATCGAATCCGCTGCGGGCGTGAGTGCCGGCGGCCGCACCGGCCTGACCGCCATCGTCGTCGCAATCCTGTTCCTGCTGGCGCTGTTCTTCTCGCCGCTGGCCTCCAGCGTACCGGCCTTCGCCACCGCACCAGCGCTGCTGTTCGTCGCCGTGCTGATGACTTCGGGCCTGGCGGAAATAGACTGGGAAGACATCACCGTCGCCGCGCCGGTCGTGGTCACCGCCCTGGCGATGCCTTTCACCTATTCCATCGCCAACGGCATCGCCTTCGGCTTCATCGCCTGGACTGCGATCAAACTGCTGTCCGGCCGTGCCCGTGAGCTGAACCCGGCGCTGGTGATCCTGTCGATTCTGTTCGTGATCAAGCTGGGTTGGTTCAACGCATGACTTTTGATTCCCAGGCCTACGCCGCACAACTCGAAGACAAGGTCACGCGCCTGCGTGACCTGCTGGCCCCGTTCGATGCACCGGAGCCGACGGTGTTCGATTCGCCGTTGCAGAACTTCCGCCTGCGCGCTGAATTCCGCCTGTGGCGTGAAGCCGGCG includes these proteins:
- a CDS encoding NCS2 family permease, encoding MLERLFQLKAHNTNVRTEILAGVTTFLAMAYILFVNPSILGETGMDKGAVFVATCLAAAIGSTVMGLIANYPIALAPGMGLNAFFTYTVVLHMGHTWQVALGAVFISAVCFFLLSIFRIREWIINSIPLPLRSAIAAGIGLFLALIALHNAGIVVSNPATMVGLGDLKQPAPILATLGFALIVALEALKVRGAVLIGILAVTIVSIVMGFTPFGGVTSMPPSLAPTFLQLDIKGALDIGLVSVIFAFLFVDLFDNSGTLIGVAKRAGLMGKDGHMPKMGRALIADSTAAMAGSLLGTSTTTSYIESAAGVSAGGRTGLTAIVVAILFLLALFFSPLASSVPAFATAPALLFVAVLMTSGLAEIDWEDITVAAPVVVTALAMPFTYSIANGIAFGFIAWTAIKLLSGRARELNPALVILSILFVIKLGWFNA